The following is a genomic window from Janibacter sp. DB-40.
GCTGGATGTTCTGCCGGTCGCTGATGTCGGCGCTGCCCTCGGCGAAGTCATTGCTGATGTCGGCGATGGTGCGCACCTGCTGCGTGGTCAGCTGGCCGCCGTCGCTGCGCACCCGCATCATGAAGCGATTGTCGGAGATGTCCTCCTCGCCGGTGTGCGTGCCGTCGAGGCCGGGCTTGCGCTGCGTGTACAGGCCCATCCACCGGAAGCGACCGGTGAGGTCGTCGTGCGCGATCGAGTCGAAGCCCTGCTTCGAGTACACGTCGATGATCCGCTGGCGGACGTTGAGCGCGTCGTCCTCCTGCTTGAACGCCTCGTTGTGGTTCAGCGGGGTCCGGTCGCCGTCGGCCCAGGCGCCGGTGGCCTTGGTGCGGGTGGGGCGGGTCGTCACAGTCACGACGCCTATCCTACGGCGTCACTTATGCAATCCATAACCCATGGTTATGGTTGTCTCACCGACTGGGCGATGCCCCTCAGGCCAGGGTCACCAGGTCGCGGTAGTCGGCGTTCCAGAAGTCCTCGATCCCGTCGGGCAGCAGCAGGATCCGCTCCGGCTGCAGCGCGTCGACGGCACCCTCGTCGTGGGTGACGAGGACGACGGCGCCCTTGAAGGACGCCAGCGCGCCGAGGATCTCCTCCCGGCTGGCCGGGTCGAGGTTGTTCGTCGGCTCGTCGAGGAGCAGGACGTTGGCGCTGGAGACGACGAGCAGGGCGAGGGACAGGCGCGTCTTCTCCCCGCCGGAGAGGACCCCCGCCGGCTTCTCGACGTCGTCGCCGGAGAAGAGGAAGGACCCCAGCACCTTGCGCACGTCGGTCTCGCCGAGGTCCGGTGCGGCGGACTTCATGTTGGCCAGCACGGTCCGGTCGACGTCGAGGTTCTCGTGCTCCTGCGCGTAGTAGCCGAGCTTGAGCCCGTGCCCGGGCTCGACCTGCCCCGTGTCGGGGGTGTCCACGCCGGCGAGCATCCGCAGCAGCGTCGTCTTGCCCGCACCGTTGAGCCCGAGCACCACGACCTTGCTCCCCCGGTCGATCGCCAGGTCGACGTCGGTGAAGATCTCCTGGCTGCCGTAGGAGCGGGACAGGCTCGAGGCGCGAAGGGGGGTCCGCCCGCAGGGAGCCGGGTCCGGGAAGCGCAGCTTGGCCACCTTGTCGTTGACCCGCTCACCCTCGACACCCGCGAGCATCTTCTCGGCACGCTTGATCATCTGCTGGGCCGCAGTGGCCTTCGTGGCCTTGGCGCGCATCTTGTCCGCCTGCTGCAGCAGGGCGTCGGCCTTCTTCTGCGCGTTCTGCAGCTCACGCCTGCGACGGCGCTCGTCGGTCTCGCGCTGCTGGAGGTAGTTGCGCCACCCCATGTTGTAGATGTCGAGCTCGCACCGGTTGGCGTCGAGGTGGAAGACGCGGTTGACGACGACCTCGAGCAGCTCGACGTCGTGGCTGATGATGATCAGCCCGCCCTTGTAGTTCTTCAGGTGCTCGCGCAGCCACGCGATGGAGTCGGCGTCGAGGTGGTTGGTCGGCTCGTCGAGCAGCAGGGTCTCGTTGCCGGAGAAGAGGATCCGAGCCAGCTCCACCCGTCGCCGCTGACCACCGGAGAGGGTCTCGAGCGTCTGGTCGAGACGGTCCTCGTCGATCCCGAGGGCCGACGCCATGCTCGCCGCCTCCGACTCGGCCGCGTAGCCACCGACGGCCTCGAACTCCTCCTGCAGCCGCGCGAAGCGGGACATCGCCCGCTCCTGGGTCTCCGTGTCGGCGCTGGCCATCCGCTGCTCCGCGGTGCGGCGGTCGGTGACGATGCGGTCGAGGCCGCGCGCGGAGAGGATGCGCTCGCGGGCCGTGACGCTCAGGTCGCCCGTGCGCGGGTCCTGCGGCAGGTAGCCGATCCCCCCACCGGAGGTGACCTCGCCCGAGGCCGCCTGCCCCTGACCGGCGAGCACCTTCGTCAGGGTCGTCTTGCCGGCACCGTTGCGCCCGACGAGGCCCACCCGGTCACCCGGCGCGACCCGGAAGGTCGCGCCCTCGAGAAGGATCCGGGAGCCAGCGCGCAGCTCGATCCCGGTTGCTGTGATCACGGGTGGTTCTCCTGCAGATGTCGAAGGGGGGTCGGCGGCTAGTGTAGGTCGCGGACCAGCGGGTTCCCGCATCCGTTCGTCGACCCCGGACCATGCCGCGTGGAGGCCTGCTGATGAGCATCAACGACAACGCCTCGCTCGACACCTCGCGGATGGGCGGGGGCGGCGGTCGCACGGGAGGCCGCGGTCCGATGCTCGCCGGCGGTGGTGGTGCCCTCGGCCTGGTCGTCGCGGTCATCCTCGTCCTCACCGGCAACGGCGACGTGCTCACCTCGGGTGGTGACGGCCAGCCCACCGCCGGCGGTGACGACCGCCTCACGCACAAGTGCCGGACCGGCGCGGACGCCGCCCAGGACCGGGAGTGCCTCATGGTGCTCGGGGAGAACAGCCTGCACGACTTCTGGAGCAGCCAGCCCGACCTCGCCCGCGACCTGTCCGAGGCCGGTGCGGACTTCCGCGGTCCGCGCCAGGTCGTGGTCTACCGGGGCCGGACGCAGTCGCAGTGCGGGACCGCGAGCAACCAGATCGGGCCCTTCTACTGCCCACTCGACGAGTCCATCTTCATCGACACCGACTTCTTCGACCTGATGGAGCGCCGGCTCGGCGCCGAGGACGGCACGCTCGCGGAGCTGTATGTCCTCGCCCACGAGTACGGGCACCACGTCGAGAACGTCTACGGGGTGCTCGAGGAGGCGCAGAAGGACCCGCAGGGACCCTCCTCGGGGGCGGTGCGGGTGGAGCTCATGGCCGACTGCTTCGCCGGGATGTGGATCCGGGGCGCGACCCGGACCACCGACGCCGAGGGACGGCCGCTGCTGACCGACGTCACCGAGGCCGATGTGCGCAACGCGATGGGCGCGGCCAAGGCGGTCGGCGACGACGAGATCCAGAAGAAGTCCGGGGGCGGCGTCGACCCGGAGGCCTGGACGCACGGCTCCGCGCGGGCGCGTCAGGCATGGTTGTTGCGCGGCATGGGGGCCGAGTCGATCACCGCCTGCGACACCTTCGCCGTGGCGGAGCCCAACGCCGTCTGAGGCCCCGGGGTCGCTCAGTCGTCGAGGACGAAGCGCACGGCCCTGGCCCGTCGGGCCGCCTCC
Proteins encoded in this region:
- a CDS encoding ABC-F family ATP-binding cassette domain-containing protein, with translation MITATGIELRAGSRILLEGATFRVAPGDRVGLVGRNGAGKTTLTKVLAGQGQAASGEVTSGGGIGYLPQDPRTGDLSVTARERILSARGLDRIVTDRRTAEQRMASADTETQERAMSRFARLQEEFEAVGGYAAESEAASMASALGIDEDRLDQTLETLSGGQRRRVELARILFSGNETLLLDEPTNHLDADSIAWLREHLKNYKGGLIIISHDVELLEVVVNRVFHLDANRCELDIYNMGWRNYLQQRETDERRRRRELQNAQKKADALLQQADKMRAKATKATAAQQMIKRAEKMLAGVEGERVNDKVAKLRFPDPAPCGRTPLRASSLSRSYGSQEIFTDVDLAIDRGSKVVVLGLNGAGKTTLLRMLAGVDTPDTGQVEPGHGLKLGYYAQEHENLDVDRTVLANMKSAAPDLGETDVRKVLGSFLFSGDDVEKPAGVLSGGEKTRLSLALLVVSSANVLLLDEPTNNLDPASREEILGALASFKGAVVLVTHDEGAVDALQPERILLLPDGIEDFWNADYRDLVTLA
- a CDS encoding neutral zinc metallopeptidase, whose protein sequence is MSINDNASLDTSRMGGGGGRTGGRGPMLAGGGGALGLVVAVILVLTGNGDVLTSGGDGQPTAGGDDRLTHKCRTGADAAQDRECLMVLGENSLHDFWSSQPDLARDLSEAGADFRGPRQVVVYRGRTQSQCGTASNQIGPFYCPLDESIFIDTDFFDLMERRLGAEDGTLAELYVLAHEYGHHVENVYGVLEEAQKDPQGPSSGAVRVELMADCFAGMWIRGATRTTDAEGRPLLTDVTEADVRNAMGAAKAVGDDEIQKKSGGGVDPEAWTHGSARARQAWLLRGMGAESITACDTFAVAEPNAV